The following are encoded in a window of Collinsella aerofaciens genomic DNA:
- a CDS encoding lipopolysaccharide biosynthesis protein — MSDTKDLRARSASAAKWSLATEIIAKIISPISQLVLARLLAPEAFGMVATVTMVVSFADMFADAGFQKYLVQHSFRDKKDLHANANVAFWTNFGISVVLWCLIAIFNDPVATFVGNPSLGFPLAVACLSLPLTSFSSIQMALFHRNLDFKSLMPVRLTSTLLNFGSTLVLAFMGFGYWSLIVGTLAANIVNAVGLTLLSEWKPRFFYSFNMLKAMFSFSGWTLLESFTIWLSSWAGTFIVGHFLGAAELGYYKTPVTFVSGCFGIITNATTPILFSSLSRLQFDREEYVAYLRRFQFMVALFLLPLSAGIFVFREPLVALLLGDQWGEATLMFGLYGLVQGPMVLLSYYSSEMYRSLGKPRVSTLVQVMYLVLMTPLMTVAAMQGFDAVVWADAGLRILLIAINQVVTYFVVGLSFGRTMLSLKEPIFCTSMMCAFAWVTYGLASSNWLGVGLDIVGCVVVYFAICFALPKSRRVLLKLVKGGGFKTF; from the coding sequence ATGTCCGACACAAAAGACCTCCGGGCGAGGTCGGCAAGCGCGGCAAAGTGGTCTCTGGCAACCGAGATTATCGCCAAAATCATCTCGCCTATCTCGCAGCTCGTCTTAGCGAGGCTGCTGGCGCCAGAGGCGTTTGGCATGGTGGCGACCGTCACCATGGTAGTGAGCTTTGCCGACATGTTCGCGGACGCCGGGTTCCAGAAGTACCTGGTGCAACACAGCTTCCGAGACAAAAAAGACCTGCATGCCAACGCTAACGTGGCCTTTTGGACGAACTTCGGCATATCGGTGGTCCTGTGGTGTCTCATTGCCATATTCAACGATCCGGTGGCCACCTTCGTGGGCAATCCGTCGCTGGGCTTTCCCTTGGCCGTGGCCTGCCTCTCTCTCCCGTTGACGTCGTTTTCGAGCATTCAGATGGCGTTGTTCCACCGTAATCTCGATTTCAAGTCGCTTATGCCGGTGAGACTGACGTCGACCTTACTTAACTTCGGCTCGACGCTTGTACTGGCGTTTATGGGATTTGGTTACTGGTCACTTATCGTTGGCACTTTGGCGGCGAATATTGTAAATGCAGTGGGGCTGACTCTGCTGTCTGAGTGGAAGCCGCGTTTTTTCTACTCCTTCAACATGCTGAAGGCTATGTTCTCATTCAGCGGATGGACGCTTTTGGAGTCGTTCACCATATGGCTTTCCTCTTGGGCGGGCACCTTTATCGTGGGGCATTTCCTGGGTGCGGCTGAGTTGGGATATTACAAGACGCCAGTCACCTTTGTGAGCGGGTGCTTCGGGATTATCACGAACGCTACGACGCCCATCTTGTTCTCGTCACTTTCGCGCCTTCAGTTTGATCGGGAAGAATACGTTGCTTATCTGCGACGCTTCCAGTTCATGGTGGCATTGTTCCTGTTGCCGTTGTCTGCGGGTATCTTCGTATTCCGCGAGCCTTTGGTGGCCCTGTTGCTCGGCGATCAGTGGGGCGAGGCGACGCTCATGTTCGGGTTGTATGGGCTGGTGCAGGGGCCGATGGTGCTGCTCTCATACTACAGCAGCGAGATGTATCGCTCTCTTGGTAAACCGCGCGTGTCTACGCTTGTGCAGGTGATGTACCTCGTGTTGATGACGCCGCTTATGACCGTGGCGGCTATGCAAGGGTTCGATGCCGTCGTGTGGGCTGATGCGGGATTGAGAATCCTTTTGATTGCTATCAACCAAGTGGTCACATATTTCGTGGTTGGCCTTTCGTTTGGGCGCACTATGTTGTCGCTCAAGGAGCCCATTTTCTGCACATCGATGATGTGCGCATTTGCATGGGTGACGTATGGACTCGCATCTAGCAACTGGCTTGGCGTCGGGTTGGACATTGTAGGGTGCGTCGTTGTCTATTTCGCGATTTGCTTTG